In the genome of Leptospiraceae bacterium, one region contains:
- a CDS encoding mechanosensitive ion channel family protein — MVKFILDLSLNFVYVLVIISFFLIIRKYVLNLIKKKTQDPKQQREYKIYVDYTFLFLVILFSLPIFLPTLKELITFIGIFGAGILLVFKEIFLGISAFFYIILRKPFKIGDRIRIHDYYGDVIDIRLVDFTMLQLYPQNLGGQSSGRIVSIPNSLIYSYPLVNFSKEFSFNWLEIKIPLTIDSDWKKAETLSLEIVNEIVKTPSEDDERILMSHKEYSIYFTKLTPKVFVEFTRGSILLSVRFLCEPKIQRNIQDLFWREFLKKIQDEKTIKLKDNVDLSFDF; from the coding sequence ATGGTCAAGTTTATTTTAGATTTATCTTTGAACTTTGTTTATGTGCTCGTCATTATTTCTTTTTTTCTCATCATAAGAAAATACGTCCTCAATCTCATAAAGAAGAAAACTCAGGACCCAAAACAACAGAGAGAATACAAAATATACGTAGATTATACTTTTCTTTTCTTGGTGATTTTGTTTAGTTTGCCTATTTTTCTACCTACCTTGAAGGAGTTGATTACTTTTATTGGAATTTTTGGTGCTGGTATTTTGTTGGTATTTAAAGAAATTTTTTTAGGCATCTCGGCTTTTTTCTACATCATTTTGAGAAAACCCTTCAAAATTGGTGATCGCATCCGTATTCATGATTATTACGGAGATGTGATTGATATTCGATTGGTGGACTTTACGATGTTACAACTGTATCCACAGAATTTGGGAGGACAGAGCTCAGGAAGGATTGTGAGTATTCCCAATTCCTTGATTTATTCGTATCCTTTAGTGAATTTTAGCAAAGAGTTTTCTTTTAATTGGCTGGAGATTAAAATCCCTCTCACAATTGATAGTGATTGGAAAAAAGCAGAAACTCTCTCTTTAGAAATTGTAAATGAAATCGTGAAAACTCCTTCTGAAGATGATGAAAGAATTTTGATGTCACATAAAGAATATTCAATTTACTTTACTAAGTTAACACCGAAGGTTTTTGTTGAGTTCACTCGAGGCAGTATTTTGTTGTCAGTGCGCTTCCTTTGTGAGCCGAAAATCCAACGAAACATACAGGACCTTTTTTGGAGAGAATTTTTGAAAAAAATCCAAGACGAAAAAACAATAAAACTAAAAGACAATGTGGATTTGTCGTTTGACTTTTAG
- a CDS encoding lytic transglycosylase domain-containing protein — protein sequence MEIHGLSEVFARIQKIKDRIIEIHHRYQKPNFSQYLKNEIENNETSSEEKTTTIHNSKEQKELWDLVKRVSQEEGVSPELIWSIIKVESNFDPDAISKKGAIGLMQLMPETAKMLNVNPHDVEQNIRGGIRYLKELAKKYDSLEKILAAYNAGPSAVDRYEGIPPYSETQNYIKRIKKILNQLED from the coding sequence GTGGAAATCCATGGATTAAGTGAAGTTTTTGCCAGAATCCAAAAGATCAAAGACCGAATTATTGAAATCCATCATCGATACCAAAAACCAAACTTTTCTCAATACCTAAAAAACGAAATCGAAAATAACGAAACATCATCCGAAGAAAAAACGACGACAATCCATAACTCAAAAGAACAAAAAGAACTCTGGGATTTGGTAAAACGAGTTTCTCAGGAAGAAGGGGTTTCTCCTGAATTGATTTGGTCCATCATCAAAGTCGAAAGCAACTTCGATCCCGATGCCATTTCGAAAAAAGGAGCAATAGGACTCATGCAACTCATGCCCGAGACAGCGAAAATGCTGAATGTCAATCCTCATGACGTAGAACAAAACATTCGAGGTGGCATACGATATCTCAAAGAACTCGCAAAGAAATATGATAGTTTAGAAAAGATTCTTGCTGCGTATAATGCGGGACCTTCTGCTGTGGATAGATACGAGGGGATTCCTCCTTATTCTGAAACACAAAATTATATCAAAAGAATCAAAAAAATACTAAACCAACTTGAAGACTAA
- a CDS encoding N-acetylmuramidase family protein, with protein MDDAIMYLIYHHYHQKIEFATKGTEIPPEYMGALISLESHPPGNWDSQRFEPKIYERLLRLKYNNEPFSYIPKEKVASLTEEELRQLATSYGPTQIMGYHCLELGCSIDDLKGENHLLWSIAFIRKHYLKCIVQKKWDVCFRIHNTGKPDGNPHNKDYVEKGLKRMAYYKKWMEFQGNLVSAFFSRANQKKEQ; from the coding sequence ATGGATGATGCCATCATGTATCTTATTTATCATCATTATCATCAAAAAATCGAATTTGCCACTAAGGGAACCGAAATCCCACCTGAATACATGGGTGCTTTGATTTCTTTAGAATCTCATCCTCCAGGCAATTGGGATAGCCAGCGATTTGAGCCAAAAATCTACGAAAGGCTACTAAGACTCAAATACAATAACGAACCATTTTCATACATTCCCAAAGAAAAAGTTGCTTCACTAACAGAAGAAGAACTAAGGCAGCTTGCAACAAGCTATGGTCCAACCCAAATCATGGGGTATCATTGTTTGGAGCTGGGATGTTCAATTGATGATCTAAAGGGAGAAAACCACCTTCTGTGGAGCATTGCTTTTATTCGAAAGCACTATTTAAAATGCATAGTTCAAAAAAAATGGGATGTGTGTTTTCGCATCCACAACACAGGAAAACCCGATGGCAATCCCCACAACAAAGATTACGTAGAAAAGGGGTTAAAACGAATGGCTTATTACAAAAAATGGATGGAATTTCAAGGGAATTTAGTGAGTGCTTTTTTTAGTAGGGCAAACCAAAAAAAAGAACAATAG
- a CDS encoding lipoprotein LipL21 has product MKKLIFFVAIGSVLLTYCGSKHEVKRDATTVGKEGWVFEGWACAPDATKAKEGLSPAKYCKEGEPKEYLYMKFSAAASEKAIRSGRIAQMMATCRDAALTQIKGDGLSKIIGDYLEQASGVQDGQSTGIAIVRQSKGIIQGVGLYDCCAIDNDTGTCVEPGEKEDWSQCLCVGYLRFPGGQKAFESLARQVSAQ; this is encoded by the coding sequence ATGAAAAAACTGATTTTTTTTGTAGCCATTGGTAGCGTCTTATTGACATACTGCGGTTCAAAACATGAGGTCAAAAGAGACGCAACAACCGTAGGAAAAGAGGGATGGGTTTTTGAAGGTTGGGCTTGTGCCCCTGATGCCACGAAAGCAAAAGAAGGTTTGAGCCCTGCTAAATACTGCAAAGAAGGTGAGCCCAAAGAATATCTCTATATGAAGTTCTCAGCGGCTGCTTCAGAAAAAGCAATCCGAAGTGGACGTATCGCTCAAATGATGGCAACCTGTAGAGACGCAGCTCTAACCCAAATCAAAGGCGATGGATTATCAAAAATCATCGGTGATTACTTAGAACAAGCTTCTGGTGTGCAAGATGGTCAATCCACTGGTATTGCCATTGTAAGGCAAAGCAAAGGTATCATACAAGGTGTGGGACTTTATGACTGCTGTGCGATTGATAATGACACAGGAACGTGCGTTGAACCCGGCGAAAAAGAAGATTGGTCCCAATGTCTTTGTGTGGGTTATTTGAGATTCCCCGGTGGACAAAAAGCCTTCGAGAGCCTCGCAAGACAAGTTTCAGCTCAATAG
- a CDS encoding SDR family oxidoreductase: protein MKTILVTGGAGFIGSHICEALLKEGHYVICLDNFFTGSKENIEHLLDHENFEIIRHDIIDPIKLEVDEIYNLACPASPIHYQYNPIKTLKTSVIGTMNMLGLAKRVKAKILQASTSEVYGDPTIHPQPETYRGNVNPIGPRACYDEGKRAAETLCFDYYREHKVKIRVVRIFNTYGPNMQINDGRVISNFIVQALLNQDLTVYGDGTQTRSFCYISDLVKGMIDFMSQDEHLGPINLGNDQEFTILELAYKVIEMTNSKSKIVFRPLPEDDPLQRRPDLTLARKLIQYEPKVSLEEGLKATIEYFEKKLQKMKHIKSFAK, encoded by the coding sequence ATGAAAACAATCTTAGTCACTGGTGGTGCGGGTTTTATTGGATCCCATATATGTGAAGCTCTATTAAAAGAAGGGCACTATGTGATTTGTTTGGATAACTTTTTTACAGGTTCCAAAGAAAATATCGAACATCTCTTAGATCATGAAAATTTTGAAATCATTCGTCATGACATCATAGATCCTATAAAACTCGAAGTCGATGAAATTTATAACTTAGCTTGTCCTGCAAGTCCCATTCACTACCAATACAATCCCATTAAGACTTTGAAGACTTCTGTGATTGGAACGATGAATATGCTCGGCTTAGCAAAGCGAGTGAAAGCAAAAATCCTACAAGCGAGCACCTCAGAAGTCTATGGAGATCCTACGATCCATCCACAGCCAGAAACATATCGAGGAAACGTAAATCCAATTGGTCCGAGAGCATGTTATGATGAGGGAAAACGAGCCGCCGAGACTTTATGTTTTGATTACTACCGTGAACACAAAGTGAAAATACGGGTTGTCAGGATTTTCAACACTTACGGACCGAATATGCAAATCAACGATGGAAGAGTGATTTCGAATTTTATCGTGCAAGCACTACTGAACCAAGACTTGACGGTGTACGGGGATGGAACTCAAACCCGTTCATTTTGTTATATCTCCGATCTCGTCAAAGGCATGATTGACTTTATGAGTCAAGACGAACATTTAGGACCTATCAATCTAGGCAATGATCAAGAATTCACAATTCTGGAGCTCGCCTATAAAGTTATCGAAATGACGAATTCTAAATCAAAGATTGTTTTTCGTCCCTTGCCAGAAGACGATCCTCTCCAACGAAGACCTGACTTAACCTTAGCAAGAAAACTCATACAATACGAACCCAAAGTCTCTTTAGAAGAAGGATTAAAAGCTACAATTGAGTACTTCGAAAAAAAACTTCAAAAAATGAAGCACATCAAGTCCTTTGCCAAGTAA
- the csrA gene encoding carbon storage regulator CsrA, producing the protein MLILTRKTNQSIMIGDEIEIVIVEVRGDQVKLGIKAPKNIPVHRSEVYKEIQEQNKKASSSLRLDSVKQVEKILHRKNQ; encoded by the coding sequence GTGTTAATCCTTACACGAAAAACTAACCAATCCATCATGATCGGAGATGAAATTGAGATCGTGATTGTAGAAGTTCGAGGCGATCAAGTCAAATTAGGAATCAAAGCACCAAAAAACATTCCCGTCCATCGAAGCGAAGTCTACAAAGAAATCCAAGAACAAAACAAAAAAGCATCAAGCTCCCTGCGTTTAGACTCCGTAAAACAAGTAGAAAAAATCCTCCACAGGAAAAACCAATAG
- the fliW gene encoding flagellar assembly protein FliW: MLELETKFFGKKSIQENEILYFPEGLLGFPEVKKFYLFKENPDSPFLWLQSVEKKELAFVVMNPHDIVKNYQPVVLSFDLEALEVKSLEECSVFCILTIPENHPEEMTINLQGPVLINKAKKIGKQVISLDDRHKVRMNVFELIQKQTL; this comes from the coding sequence ATGCTTGAGCTCGAGACAAAGTTTTTTGGCAAAAAATCCATCCAAGAAAATGAAATTTTATATTTTCCCGAAGGTTTGCTTGGCTTCCCAGAAGTAAAAAAGTTTTATCTTTTCAAAGAAAATCCGGATTCGCCTTTTTTGTGGTTGCAATCCGTAGAAAAAAAAGAATTAGCCTTTGTAGTGATGAATCCTCATGATATTGTCAAAAACTATCAGCCTGTGGTTCTCTCTTTTGATTTGGAAGCACTGGAAGTAAAGAGCTTAGAAGAATGCAGCGTTTTTTGTATCTTGACGATCCCTGAAAACCACCCCGAAGAAATGACAATCAACCTACAAGGACCAGTTCTTATCAACAAAGCAAAAAAAATAGGAAAGCAAGTAATTTCACTTGATGATAGACACAAAGTTCGAATGAATGTCTTTGAACTAATCCAAAAGCAAACTCTATAG
- a CDS encoding flagellar hook-associated protein 3, translating to MNRITGLMQNQNLIKHIQNQKVEMDKLQNQLATGQKITRPGEAPSNAANQMYFKTRLIETQQFEKNVYEAIDRINLTDGQLSTITDILQRVRVLAVQASNGIYQGDNAFDLKHAIASEIDQHLRALIDIANTTDATGRPLFGGFFVERKPFEPIVADIETPDGIKLENQIIGVEYRGDIGKRLVEIDRNEYIDVNLPGNRVFWGTNMVIVGNVDASGYIATSNQKFKINDVTIEVNIGDTIDDIIDKINKAGIEVRASKVGQDNLALHTITPHQIWLEDLEGGTVLQDLGLINPDQPQPPNNYNPLARVEGLSLFDVLIKFRNDLLKGDQLEISGQDIGNLDVALENLLRYRSELGARHNRLEEFAKKISWDKITLTELVAKTEGIDYAETIMNLKWIENVYNYSLNVGARIIRPTLLDFIR from the coding sequence ATGAATCGAATTACCGGTTTAATGCAAAACCAAAATCTCATCAAACACATCCAAAACCAAAAGGTGGAAATGGATAAACTACAAAACCAGTTAGCAACGGGGCAAAAAATTACAAGACCAGGGGAGGCACCCTCAAATGCTGCCAACCAAATGTATTTCAAAACAAGGCTTATTGAAACCCAACAATTCGAGAAAAATGTGTATGAAGCCATCGATCGCATCAATCTAACGGATGGGCAACTTTCAACCATCACAGATATTCTTCAAAGAGTGCGAGTTCTCGCAGTCCAAGCCTCCAATGGGATTTATCAAGGAGATAACGCTTTTGATCTCAAACACGCCATTGCTTCCGAAATTGATCAGCATCTTCGTGCCTTGATTGATATTGCAAATACAACCGATGCCACGGGAAGACCCTTATTTGGTGGTTTTTTTGTTGAACGAAAACCTTTTGAACCCATTGTTGCAGACATCGAAACTCCTGATGGAATCAAGCTGGAAAACCAAATCATTGGTGTGGAATACCGAGGGGACATTGGAAAACGTCTGGTCGAGATTGATCGAAATGAATACATTGACGTAAATCTGCCCGGCAATCGTGTTTTTTGGGGAACCAACATGGTGATTGTGGGTAATGTCGATGCTTCGGGTTACATTGCCACATCGAATCAGAAATTCAAAATAAACGATGTGACGATTGAAGTCAACATAGGAGACACAATTGACGATATCATCGATAAAATCAACAAGGCGGGAATCGAAGTTCGAGCATCAAAAGTAGGACAAGATAATTTGGCATTACACACCATCACGCCTCATCAAATTTGGTTGGAGGATTTAGAAGGAGGAACAGTTTTGCAGGATTTAGGCTTGATCAACCCCGATCAACCTCAACCTCCAAATAATTACAACCCCCTTGCAAGAGTAGAAGGTTTATCGTTATTTGATGTTTTGATTAAGTTTCGAAATGATTTACTCAAAGGAGATCAATTGGAAATCTCAGGACAAGACATCGGAAATTTAGATGTAGCATTGGAGAACTTGCTTCGTTATCGTTCGGAGTTGGGAGCTCGCCATAATCGTTTAGAAGAATTTGCTAAAAAAATCAGCTGGGATAAAATCACCCTTACAGAATTAGTGGCAAAAACAGAAGGGATTGATTATGCAGAAACCATCATGAACTTAAAATGGATTGAAAATGTATATAACTATTCATTGAATGTTGGGGCAAGAATCATTCGCCCTACATTATTAGATTTTATCAGATAG
- the flgK gene encoding flagellar hook-associated protein FlgK, which produces MGSTFGGLEITKRGLFVHQTAIQTTGHNISNASNPNYARQRVEFDTMDPLYEPTLTRSNHPGQLGQGAKIALIERIRNFFYDDQIINTSKEKQFWDTKFQYLYQLEKIINEPSDQSLRNLVEQFWSSWQDLSQYPAELSHRAVVVERAQTLVNRIQDMYRKIQNLRERAEQEIQETVQLINNYAKEIQELNVKIAKLQALGDQPNDLLDKRDAVIEKLSSLVNIRIGRGDKDEMMVFIGEQAIVQGSIFRAIQAIPNPQNEGMSSIIWEHNQKPVIISGGKLNSLLELRDQDILSRLYELDEFTVNLVDIVNEIHRDGFGLDGSTNLSFFEIRPITFDGNATFIPRDHVGDFDFNFDGVPEMTAIFRVAGTQKVDPRRQVGISGILTFYQWNENAKSYEPVQITYRENETLEDIIKKINQAKVGVVAYLNHESQLVLKAARNADDTKYNFFIKHIEDSGDLLVGYTGILRASGSVGAFDFRRTGDIAKFQGTLENITVSPLFKPSLHVKVNDVILRDLSKIAAATGKDVGGTGDYNTPVGLANGENALLIARALKQGKSYVGYDETFLEFHTSLVSKLGAESQKAEELYKHHSDHLLVLNNLRQSLMGVNLDEEMANLIQFQHAYNASARALRAMDELLDVIINRLKA; this is translated from the coding sequence ATGGGTTCCACGTTCGGTGGTTTAGAAATTACGAAAAGAGGGCTTTTTGTTCACCAAACAGCAATACAAACAACGGGACACAATATTTCCAACGCAAGTAATCCCAACTACGCACGTCAAAGAGTAGAATTCGATACTATGGATCCCCTGTATGAACCAACCCTTACCAGATCGAATCATCCCGGGCAGTTAGGTCAAGGAGCTAAGATTGCTTTGATTGAACGAATACGGAATTTTTTTTATGACGATCAAATCATCAACACATCCAAAGAAAAGCAATTTTGGGATACAAAATTCCAGTATTTGTATCAATTAGAAAAAATCATCAACGAACCATCAGATCAATCTCTTCGAAATTTGGTTGAGCAGTTTTGGTCATCATGGCAGGATTTATCTCAATACCCAGCTGAGCTTTCTCATCGAGCTGTGGTGGTAGAACGAGCTCAAACCTTAGTAAACCGCATCCAAGATATGTATCGAAAAATCCAAAATTTACGAGAAAGAGCCGAGCAAGAAATCCAAGAAACCGTCCAACTCATCAATAATTATGCAAAAGAAATTCAAGAGTTAAACGTCAAGATCGCAAAACTACAAGCACTGGGGGATCAACCCAACGATCTTTTAGATAAACGAGATGCTGTAATAGAAAAACTTTCTTCTCTCGTCAACATACGGATCGGTAGAGGTGATAAAGATGAAATGATGGTTTTTATTGGAGAACAAGCAATCGTTCAAGGTTCCATTTTCAGGGCTATCCAAGCAATTCCAAATCCACAAAATGAGGGCATGTCATCCATCATTTGGGAGCATAATCAAAAACCCGTTATTATAAGCGGAGGAAAGCTTAATTCTTTATTGGAGCTCAGAGATCAAGATATTCTTTCTCGTCTGTATGAGTTGGATGAATTTACGGTTAATCTGGTTGATATTGTCAACGAAATCCATAGGGATGGTTTTGGTTTGGATGGAAGCACAAACCTTTCTTTCTTTGAGATTCGCCCTATCACGTTTGATGGGAATGCAACGTTTATTCCGAGGGATCACGTGGGGGATTTTGATTTTAATTTTGATGGCGTTCCTGAAATGACGGCTATTTTTCGTGTGGCTGGCACTCAAAAAGTTGATCCAAGAAGACAAGTGGGAATTAGTGGAATTCTCACTTTCTACCAATGGAACGAAAACGCGAAATCCTATGAACCCGTCCAAATCACGTATAGAGAAAACGAAACCTTAGAAGACATCATCAAAAAAATCAATCAAGCAAAAGTTGGAGTGGTTGCGTATTTGAATCACGAAAGCCAACTTGTTTTGAAAGCTGCAAGAAATGCCGACGACACAAAGTATAATTTTTTTATCAAACACATAGAAGACTCAGGAGATTTATTAGTTGGATACACAGGGATTTTGAGGGCATCGGGCAGCGTTGGAGCTTTTGATTTCCGACGAACAGGAGATATTGCAAAATTTCAGGGAACGTTAGAGAATATCACAGTCTCGCCTCTTTTTAAACCCTCGCTTCATGTGAAAGTGAATGATGTGATTCTGCGAGACCTTTCGAAAATCGCAGCAGCCACGGGAAAAGACGTTGGTGGAACGGGTGATTACAACACTCCCGTCGGATTGGCAAACGGAGAAAACGCCCTACTAATCGCACGAGCTCTCAAACAAGGAAAAAGCTATGTGGGTTATGATGAAACCTTTTTGGAATTTCATACTTCACTGGTATCAAAGTTAGGAGCCGAAAGTCAAAAGGCTGAGGAACTCTATAAACATCACTCAGATCATCTATTAGTGCTCAATAACCTCAGACAAAGCCTCATGGGAGTAAATCTCGATGAAGAAATGGCAAACCTAATCCAGTTCCAACATGCTTACAACGCTTCAGCAAGAGCTCTAAGAGCAATGGATGAATTGTTAGATGTGATTATCAACCGACTAAAAGCCTAA
- a CDS encoding DUF971 domain-containing protein has product MLLLIPSKVYFDNQFLYIQWRDGKECKFDLLNLRRYCPCAQCRGGHEIRANRITLDIKEAKLVRIKKVGRYAIGLVWEDGHDSGIYTYESLRYFCDENKEYRPPGEEDD; this is encoded by the coding sequence ATGTTATTACTCATTCCCTCAAAAGTTTATTTCGACAATCAATTTTTATACATTCAATGGCGAGATGGCAAAGAATGCAAGTTTGATCTTCTAAACCTTAGAAGATATTGTCCATGTGCGCAATGCCGAGGTGGTCATGAAATCCGAGCAAACCGAATCACACTGGACATCAAAGAAGCCAAGCTTGTAAGAATCAAAAAAGTAGGAAGATACGCAATTGGATTGGTCTGGGAAGATGGGCATGACTCAGGAATTTATACTTATGAGAGTCTTCGCTACTTTTGTGACGAAAACAAAGAATATCGTCCACCCGGGGAAGAAGACGATTAA
- a CDS encoding PhoH family protein: MEYIILDTNVLLLDPNAYLKFPKKHVIIPLVVIEELDSFKRDVTTIGKAAREIIRAIDKLRVSGKLTEGVKLPNESVLQVYILNDFEELPEGLNKILKDNYLLSTGLKLKKIYKKNVKIITKDADLRIKSDVLGIQAEDYNTTEDIGSLEKLYTGERTIYTTDEWIERFYKNEPLFWQEDKIEFSFEPLHEPILVNEYITLKSENKSALARAHKSGRLIPLKEEKVFNIHPKNKEQRFAFDALLDPEIQLVTIAGRAGTGKTLIALACGLQQVMEKEIYKKLLVARPVVPLGKDIGFLPGEVEEKIRPWMQPIYDNLEFLLENGSYAYKEEEFEKKSHKHKDVFATIDYLKETGVIDVEPLTFIRGRSIPKQFVIIDEAQNLSPHEAKTIITRAGIGTKIVFTGDYYQIDHPYLNLYTNGISYTFSKLKGQPIFAHVTLEKGERSPLAELASKLMEI; this comes from the coding sequence ATGGAATACATCATTTTGGATACAAACGTATTGCTTCTTGATCCCAATGCTTACCTTAAATTTCCCAAAAAACATGTAATCATCCCATTGGTTGTGATTGAGGAACTGGATTCCTTTAAGAGGGATGTTACTACCATTGGTAAAGCTGCAAGAGAAATCATTCGAGCTATAGATAAACTGCGAGTCTCAGGAAAACTAACAGAAGGAGTAAAACTTCCCAATGAGTCGGTTCTGCAAGTTTATATACTCAATGATTTTGAAGAACTCCCTGAGGGTTTGAATAAGATTTTAAAAGATAATTACTTACTTTCAACAGGATTAAAATTAAAAAAAATTTATAAAAAAAATGTAAAAATTATCACAAAGGATGCAGATTTAAGAATCAAATCAGATGTCTTGGGTATCCAAGCAGAAGATTACAACACAACAGAAGATATTGGTAGTTTAGAAAAGCTCTATACGGGAGAACGAACCATCTACACGACAGATGAATGGATTGAAAGATTTTATAAGAATGAACCTCTCTTTTGGCAGGAAGATAAAATTGAATTTTCCTTTGAGCCTTTGCATGAACCTATTCTTGTGAATGAATACATCACACTGAAGTCCGAAAATAAAAGTGCTTTAGCCAGAGCTCATAAAAGTGGAAGACTAATCCCTTTGAAAGAAGAAAAGGTATTCAATATTCATCCCAAGAACAAAGAGCAAAGATTTGCCTTTGATGCTTTGTTGGATCCAGAAATCCAGTTAGTCACAATAGCAGGAAGAGCGGGAACAGGAAAGACATTGATCGCATTAGCTTGTGGATTACAGCAAGTGATGGAAAAAGAAATCTACAAAAAGCTACTTGTTGCAAGACCAGTTGTCCCATTAGGAAAAGACATTGGGTTTCTGCCGGGAGAGGTAGAAGAAAAAATACGACCCTGGATGCAACCGATTTACGATAACTTGGAGTTTCTTTTAGAAAATGGTTCTTATGCCTACAAAGAAGAAGAATTTGAAAAAAAATCCCATAAACATAAAGACGTTTTCGCAACGATTGATTATCTAAAAGAGACGGGTGTGATTGACGTGGAACCATTGACCTTTATAAGGGGTAGATCCATTCCCAAGCAATTTGTCATTATTGATGAGGCACAAAACCTTTCTCCTCACGAAGCAAAGACCATTATCACCCGAGCTGGCATTGGAACCAAAATAGTTTTTACAGGAGATTATTATCAAATCGATCACCCTTACTTGAACTTATATACAAATGGGATTTCTTATACATTCAGCAAACTGAAAGGACAACCCATTTTTGCGCACGTCACTTTAGAAAAAGGAGAGCGTTCCCCCTTAGCAGAACTCGCTTCTAAACTAATGGAAATTTAA
- a CDS encoding uracil-DNA glycosylase, translated as MDLFEYAEKTKQTKTSTPRYADALWKNSDFSFVNSLEELESIAKECRKCKLCVTRRNVVFGEGNPRAHLMFIGEGPGKTEDETGRPFVGRAGELLTRMIENGLKIPREKVYIANVVKCRPTVDMKGEKDRPPDAEEVAYCSPYLIRQIELIQPKIIIALGNPASKFLLNTTAGITKIRGQLFYYKNIPVIPTYHPSYVLRNGGDDSPLKRDVWEDLKKVLNLMKERNITPY; from the coding sequence ATGGATTTATTCGAATACGCAGAAAAAACAAAACAAACAAAAACATCTACACCCAGATACGCTGATGCTCTTTGGAAAAATTCTGACTTTTCGTTTGTGAATTCTTTAGAAGAGTTGGAGTCCATAGCAAAAGAATGTAGAAAATGTAAGTTGTGTGTAACTCGAAGAAACGTAGTTTTTGGTGAGGGAAATCCACGGGCTCATTTGATGTTTATCGGTGAAGGTCCGGGAAAAACCGAAGATGAAACAGGAAGACCTTTCGTTGGACGAGCGGGTGAACTTCTAACACGAATGATTGAAAATGGCTTAAAAATTCCTCGAGAAAAAGTCTATATAGCGAATGTGGTGAAATGTCGTCCTACGGTAGATATGAAAGGAGAAAAGGATCGTCCACCTGATGCAGAAGAAGTAGCATATTGTAGTCCTTATTTGATACGTCAGATTGAGCTAATTCAACCAAAAATCATCATTGCGCTGGGTAATCCAGCATCAAAGTTTCTGTTAAATACCACGGCTGGAATTACAAAAATTCGAGGGCAATTGTTTTATTATAAAAACATCCCTGTAATTCCTACTTACCATCCCAGCTATGTGTTAAGAAATGGTGGAGATGATTCACCCCTAAAACGAGACGTTTGGGAAGATTTAAAGAAAGTTTTGAACTTGATGAAGGAAAGAAATATCACACCATATTAA